The Diospyros lotus cultivar Yz01 chromosome 15, ASM1463336v1, whole genome shotgun sequence genome has a window encoding:
- the LOC127792516 gene encoding transcription factor bHLH162-like, which produces MTGPLSRSAHLKLERRIVEKNRRNHLKFLYSQLFSLLPNHPSKEAAPLPDQIDEAMSYIKGLQVKLERFREKKEALLMGRRREDDSSTGASMETLKSSPRIQIRHKGSALDVSLITGHEEKFMFYETIRIIQEQGAEVVNANFSVHGDSIFHVVHAKSGDVRPNYVGMEVSNRLKDFVKGCTGRGRGRGRVIESQPESVQLFGGIQGADGWDFGSPPSSAHGNILELNACNVFLPIL; this is translated from the exons ATGACGggccctctctctcgctcggCTCATCTTAAGCTGGAGAGAAGGATTGTGGAGAAGAACAGAAGGAATCATCTCAAGTTCCTCTACTCCCagctcttctctctcctccccaATCATCCGTccaag GAAGCGGCGCCATTACCCGATCAAATAGACGAAGCTATGAGCTACATAAAAGGGCTGCAAGTGAAACTAGAAAGATTCAGGGAGAAGAAGGAAGCCTTGTTGATGGGCAGAAGAAGAGAAGACGATTCAAGCACAGGCGCATCCATGGAGACCCTAAAATCATCGCCTCGGATCCAGATCCGCCATAAGGGTTCTGCTCTGGACGTGTCCCTGATAACTGGGCACGAGGAGAAATTCATGTTCTACGAGACGATTCGAATCATCCAGGAGCAAGGAGCCGAGGTCGTCAACGCCAATTTCTCCGTCCATGGCGACTCCATCTTCCATGTCGTTCACGCCAAG AGCGGAGATGTTCGGCCAAATTATGTAGGTATGGAGGTAAGTAATAGGCTGAAAGACTTTGTGAAAGGATGCacagggagagggagagggagagggagggtGATAGAATCACAGCCGGAGTCAGTGCAACTCTTTGGAGGAATCCAAGGTGCCGATGGATGGGACTTTGGATCCCCACCAAGCAGTGCCCATGGGAATATTTTAGAGTTAAATGCTTGTAATGTTTTTCTTCCAATCTTGTAA